A window of the Anoplopoma fimbria isolate UVic2021 breed Golden Eagle Sablefish chromosome 17, Afim_UVic_2022, whole genome shotgun sequence genome harbors these coding sequences:
- the prelp gene encoding prolargin, with protein sequence MKAGVGLFFALALFLLMGAVFTQRPQQKKPTRRPVTTRKPAVRKPAVRKPAVRKPAVPKQPEPQEPTDFPPPILGPPSSFPDCPRECLCSPSYPSTLNCENRNIRTIPVIPSRTHYLYLQNNYIAEVTAEPFLNATELRWVNLANNRIHRIEKKVFEKIPALLYLYVQRNNLKEVPSGLPASLEQLRLSRNRISKIPAGAFNKMGNLTLLDLYHNQLSDSDLEKNIFRDLKSLMQLNLAHNVLKKMPAGIPNSLIQLFLDRNHIDDVPKDYFKGLNHLAFVRLNYNQLSDKGLPKDVFNITTLLDLQLSHNQIASVPLFNNHLEHLHLDHNSIESINGTQICPNSLQAELSDQTLVPRLRYLRLDGNHLSPPIPLDVIMCFRHLSSIVI encoded by the exons ATGAAGGCCGGCGTGGGACTCTTCTTTGCATTGGCTCTGTTCCTCCTGATGGGGGCAGTGTTCACCCAGAGACCTCAGCAAAAGAAGCCCACCAGGCGCCCAGTCACCACCAGGAAGCCTGCTGTCCGCAAGCCTGCTGTCCGCAAGCCTGCTGTCCGCAAGCCTGCTGTACCCAAACAGCCAGAGCCCCAGGAGCCAACAGACTTCCCCCCTCCCATCCTGGGCCCACCCTCATCCTTTCCGGACTGCCCCCGAGAATGTTTATGCTCCCCGAGCTATCCCAGTACTCTCAACTGTGAGAACCGTAACATCCGTACGATCCCTGTCATCCCATCTAGAACCCACTACTTGTACCTGCAGAACAACTACATCGCAGAAGTGACGGCAGAGCCGTTCCTCAACGCCACTGAGCTTCGCTGGGTCAATTTGGCAAATAACCGCATTCACAGAATAgagaaaaag GTATTTGAGAAGATCCCAGCACTGCTATACCTCTATGTGCAACGTAACAACCTGAAAGAGGTCCCTTCTGGTCTCCCAGCAAGTCTAGAACAACTCCGCCTTAGTAGAAATCGCATTTCTAAGATCCCTGCTGGTGCCTTCAACAAGATGGGTAACCTGACACTGCTCGACCTGTACCACAACCAG CTGAGTGACAGTGACCTGGAAAAGAACATATTCAGGGACCTAAAGAGCCTCATGCAGCTCAATCTGGCTCACAACGTCCTGAAAAAGATGCCTGCTGGCATACCTAATAGCCTCATTCAGCTTTTCCTGGACAGGAACCACATAGACGACGTCCCAAA AGACTACTTCAAAGGCTTGAACCACCTGGCGTTTGTGAGGCTGAACTACAACCAGCTGAGTGATAAAGGACTTCCTAAGGATGTGTTCAACATTACCACCCTGCTGGACCTGCAACTGTCCCACAACCAGATTGCGTCTGTTCCTCTCTTCAACAATCACCTGGAGCACCTGCACCTAGACCACAACTCCATCGAGA gcATCAATGGCACCCAGATCTGTCCAAACAGCCTGCAGGCCGAACTGAGCGATCAGACTCTGGTGCCAAGACTAAG GTACCTGCGTTTGGACGGAAATCACCTCAGCCCCCCCATCCCTCTGGATGTCATCATGTGCTTCAGACACCTCAGCTCCATTGTCATTTAG